A part of Timaviella obliquedivisa GSE-PSE-MK23-08B genomic DNA contains:
- a CDS encoding rhomboid family intramembrane serine protease — MSRNEMKGLANELKTQLLTLGGLVALMWAIEIIDQLPGINLDLYGIIPRRIIGLRGIAFAPFLHGNFPHLIANTVPFLTLGWLVMLRRTSDFWIVTAIAALIGGLGTWLIAPSFSIHIGASGIIFGYLGFLLFRGYFERNFASMALSVTVGVLYGGLLWGVLPQQPGISWQGHLFGFIGGVVAARILAAPRKPPKAY; from the coding sequence ATGAGCAGGAATGAAATGAAGGGACTTGCGAACGAACTCAAAACCCAGCTTTTAACTTTGGGCGGACTCGTTGCTTTAATGTGGGCGATCGAAATCATCGATCAGCTTCCTGGTATAAACCTGGATCTGTACGGCATTATTCCTCGTAGGATCATTGGACTGCGGGGAATTGCATTTGCGCCATTTTTACATGGGAACTTCCCTCACTTAATTGCGAATACAGTGCCTTTTTTAACTTTAGGATGGTTAGTGATGTTGCGTCGCACTAGCGACTTTTGGATTGTAACGGCGATCGCTGCCCTCATTGGCGGGTTGGGCACTTGGTTGATTGCGCCCTCTTTCTCTATTCATATTGGTGCCAGCGGTATCATTTTCGGCTACTTAGGCTTCCTGCTCTTCCGAGGATACTTCGAGCGCAACTTTGCCTCTATGGCATTGTCTGTCACCGTTGGAGTATTGTATGGAGGGTTACTTTGGGGTGTTCTACCACAACAGCCAGGAATTTCCTGGCAGGGGCACTTATTTGGGTTCATTGGGGGCGTAGTGGCAGCCCGTATTTTGGCTGCACCTAGGAAGCCGCCCAAAGCTTACTAA
- a CDS encoding class I SAM-dependent methyltransferase — MSEEERFQSDYFAYFEQPENATRYTPAVHFIEEAFREKPYSLLDLGCGNGALLKYLSSQCEYLGIDHSAYAIEYCSTKHPDRTFVCQDLWVFLRKLAAEGRKFDVVLLGGMIFHTVDKESQQHKDEQQIIQFCLDRIVSESGYLIIIVGFNYGDHPAHSLFVRAEWLYKLVGTMLRTAKANIAYENMSLQIGLNEKIQQQEVVPDWFVPDSTADYLSQFSGTYVASWTFIVSSYSKNKRN, encoded by the coding sequence ATGTCTGAAGAAGAGCGATTTCAGTCTGACTATTTTGCCTACTTTGAACAGCCAGAAAATGCCACTCGTTATACGCCAGCCGTTCACTTTATAGAGGAAGCATTTAGAGAGAAACCATACTCTTTGTTAGACTTGGGCTGTGGAAATGGGGCTTTGCTCAAATATTTATCTTCTCAATGCGAATACTTGGGGATTGATCATAGTGCATATGCTATTGAATACTGTTCAACTAAACATCCTGATCGAACCTTTGTTTGCCAAGACTTATGGGTCTTTCTGCGGAAACTAGCTGCGGAAGGCAGAAAGTTTGACGTAGTGCTACTAGGTGGAATGATATTCCATACCGTTGATAAGGAAAGTCAGCAGCATAAGGATGAGCAACAAATTATTCAATTTTGTTTAGATAGGATTGTCAGCGAGAGTGGATACTTAATTATTATTGTGGGATTCAATTATGGTGACCATCCAGCACATAGTCTGTTTGTTCGAGCAGAATGGCTGTATAAGTTAGTCGGAACAATGCTGAGAACCGCAAAAGCAAACATTGCTTATGAAAATATGTCGTTGCAAATTGGCTTGAACGAAAAGATTCAACAGCAAGAGGTGGTTCCTGATTGGTTTGTTCCAGACAGTACTGCTGACTACTTAAGTCAGTTTTCTGGAACATACGTGGCAAGTTGGACGTTTATTGTTTCCTCATATTCAAAAAATAAGAGGAATTAG
- a CDS encoding fasciclin domain-containing protein, with protein MADIIDTAVGAGSFSTLVTAIKAAGLVETLKGAGPFTVFAPSDEAFAKLPAGTVESLLGDIPKLKQILTYHVVSGKVMAADVVKLKTATTVEGSDVKIDASNGVKINDSTVVTPDVAADNGVIHIIDTVLLPA; from the coding sequence ATGGCTGATATTATTGATACCGCTGTTGGTGCTGGCTCTTTTAGCACCCTAGTAACTGCAATTAAAGCTGCTGGTTTAGTAGAAACTCTTAAAGGCGCAGGTCCCTTTACTGTTTTCGCTCCTTCTGATGAAGCATTCGCTAAACTTCCTGCTGGAACAGTTGAGAGTCTGCTTGGAGATATTCCTAAGCTCAAGCAGATCTTGACTTACCACGTTGTCTCAGGCAAGGTAATGGCGGCTGATGTTGTTAAGCTGAAAACGGCGACAACAGTTGAAGGCTCAGATGTTAAAATTGATGCTTCTAACGGCGTTAAAATTAATGATTCTACAGTTGTAACACCTGATGTTGCTGCTGATAATGGCGTTATTCATATTATTGATACAGTATTGCTTCCTGCATAA